Proteins encoded by one window of Luteimonas yindakuii:
- the pmbA gene encoding metalloprotease PmbA gives MDAVTSPKQGTDDSRQRIAALEEVARRALDLCRARGASQAEVSCSEEQGLNVGVRLGEVETVEATRDRGVALTVYFGQRKGSASTADLREDSLVATVEQACAIARYTEDDPAAGLADPALMATLLREFDSWHPWALDADEAVEIALACEQAGRDADPRIDNSDGASVGSGAAVSVYANSHGFVGSSRETHHSVGCALIAGEGEAMQRDGWYTFALSRADLQAPVTVGREAARRALARLDPRPVPTGTMPVLFSAEMARSLVGHLLGAVSGGALYRRASFLLDSLGEQLFPDWFAIHEQPFLPRGLRSSSFDAEGVATRDSALVDGGVLQRYVLGSYSARKLGLQTTGNAGGVHNLELAANAGDLASMLRDMGRGLLVTELMGQGVNSVTGDYSRGAAGFWVENGVIVHAVDGITIAGNLREMFRNIQAVGSEWDPRSHIRTGPILLQRMTVAGAE, from the coding sequence TTGGACGCAGTGACTTCCCCGAAGCAGGGCACCGACGACAGCCGGCAGCGCATCGCCGCACTCGAAGAGGTGGCGCGGCGCGCGCTCGATCTCTGCCGCGCGCGCGGTGCCAGCCAAGCAGAGGTGTCGTGTTCGGAAGAGCAGGGCCTGAACGTCGGCGTGCGCCTGGGCGAGGTCGAGACGGTCGAGGCCACCCGCGATCGCGGCGTTGCGCTGACCGTGTACTTCGGCCAGCGCAAGGGCAGCGCCAGCACCGCCGACCTGCGCGAGGACAGCCTGGTCGCCACCGTCGAGCAGGCCTGCGCGATCGCGCGCTACACCGAGGACGATCCCGCCGCAGGGCTTGCCGATCCCGCGCTGATGGCGACCTTGCTGCGCGAGTTCGACAGCTGGCATCCGTGGGCGCTGGACGCCGACGAAGCGGTGGAGATCGCGCTCGCCTGCGAGCAGGCCGGTCGCGACGCCGATCCGCGCATCGACAATTCCGACGGCGCTTCGGTCGGCAGCGGCGCAGCGGTATCGGTGTACGCGAACTCGCACGGCTTCGTCGGCAGCAGCCGCGAAACCCACCACAGCGTCGGCTGTGCACTGATCGCCGGCGAGGGCGAGGCGATGCAGCGCGATGGCTGGTACACGTTCGCTCTGTCGCGAGCGGACCTGCAGGCACCGGTTACGGTCGGCCGCGAAGCGGCGCGGCGCGCGTTGGCGCGCCTGGATCCGCGTCCCGTGCCCACGGGCACGATGCCGGTGCTGTTCTCGGCGGAAATGGCGCGCTCGCTGGTCGGCCACCTGCTCGGCGCGGTATCGGGCGGCGCGCTGTACCGGCGTGCGAGCTTCCTCCTCGACAGCCTCGGCGAGCAGCTGTTCCCGGACTGGTTCGCGATCCACGAGCAGCCATTTCTTCCGCGCGGTCTGCGCTCGTCGTCTTTCGATGCCGAAGGCGTGGCCACGCGCGATTCGGCGCTGGTCGACGGCGGCGTGCTGCAACGCTATGTGCTCGGCAGTTACTCCGCGCGCAAACTCGGCCTGCAGACCACCGGCAATGCCGGCGGCGTGCACAACCTGGAGCTCGCCGCCAACGCCGGCGACCTCGCCTCGATGCTGCGCGACATGGGCCGGGGCTTGCTGGTCACAGAGCTGATGGGGCAGGGCGTCAACAGCGTGACCGGTGACTACTCACGCGGCGCGGCGGGCTTCTGGGTGGAGAACGGCGTGATCGTGCACGCGGTCGATGGCATCACCATCGCCGGCAACCTGCGCGAGATGTTCCGCAACATCCAGGCCGTCGGCAGCGAATGGGATCCGCGTTCGCACATCCGCACCGGACCGATCCTGCTGCAGCGGATGACCGTGGCCGGGGCCGAATGA